In the Nilaparvata lugens isolate BPH unplaced genomic scaffold, ASM1435652v1 scaffold2095, whole genome shotgun sequence genome, one interval contains:
- the LOC120355485 gene encoding uncharacterized protein LOC120355485: MGSCSKCANKIKHQKDRLTCSTCKSTFHIKCVKVDFTKLDKDTWKCNSCLGEDSSDSSHSDSPLSQSKDAILASIASMRTNMEKQIGGVVTNVTDIKNELVGVNSAINKMQDTLALLASDNESHKSEFLKIREENDKLKKTVHLLDDKIKDMEQFSRKDNIEITGVPYNRDEDLYGLLDRIAAVIDVNYNINFISTVHRLGVTNERPNPPIIVKFISRDYKSSWIGAARANRKKLTAASLSINWPPTSVYVNEHLSPTNKFILGNAKRLVREKKLAAAWTRDCRIYVKKSAESGAPITLIKTIQQMENFTTDASVNVSVDASG, from the coding sequence ATGGGGTCTTGTTCCAAGTGTGCAAACAAAATCAAACATCAAAAAGATAGGCTTACGTgctcaacctgtaaatcaactTTCCATATAAAATGTGTTAAAGTTGACTTCACGAAACTCGATAAGGATACGTGGAAATGCAACTCTTGTTTGGGTGAAGACTCGTCTGATTCCAGCCACAGTGATTCGCCGTTATCACAATCTAAAGACGCAATCCTTGCGTCCATAGCCAGTATGCGGACAAACATGGAAAAGCAGATAGGTGGAGTGGTCACTAATGTAACTGACATTAAGAATGAACTAGTAGGTGTCAATAGCGCTATCAACAAAATGCAGGACACTCTCGCACTGCTTGCATCTGATAATGAATCACATAAGTcggagtttttgaaaattagggAAGAAAATGACAAGCTGAAAAAGACTGTTCATCTTCTTGATGACAAAATCAAAGATATGGAACAGTTTAGCAGAAAAGACAACATAGAAATTACAGGTGTTCCGTACAACCGAGATGAAGATTTATATGGTTTGTTGGACAGAATCGCTGCCGTTATTGATGTCAACTACAACATAAACTTTATTTCAACCGTGCACCGCTTAGGCGTGACTAACGAACGTCCCAATCCACCTATAATTGTCAAGTTCATATCTAGAGACTACAAGTCTTCGTGGATAGGAGCTGCACGGGCCAATCGCAAGAAACTGACAGCTGCTTCGCTATCCATCAACTGGCCCCCAACCTCTGTGTACGTCAACGAGCATCTTTCCCCAACCAACAAATTCATCCTGGGAAACGCGAAACGTCTCGTCCGCGAGAAAAAACTTGCAGCTGCATGGACAAGGGATTGCAGAATATACGTCAAGAAGTCTGCAGAGTCCGGAGCACCAATCACGCTGATCAAAACTATTCAGCAGATGGAGAACTTCACGACAGATGCGTCGGTCAACGTCAGCGTCGACGCCTCGGGCTGA